The DNA segment CAAACATCTACCCAATGAGAACATTGAAGTAGAAGTACTAATAAAAAAAGATTGCAGCAAACAGCGATTAATTCCCCGTCGTTATATGATCGATGGTATCAAAGTGTATCGCCTTGCCGCTAAGTTTATGGATTTTCTTAATATCAGATTCTTAAAAAAGAAAAACTATGATCTTTTTTTATCCATCGAAATGACGACCCATTCCTATCGTATTCTTAAAACAATCCCCAATATCGATAAAAAATTGTTGTTCTGGGTTCAAGATCCGCGCCCCGATTACGAATGGGATGAAATTAATACCGTAAAACTTTTTCCTGAGAAAAGTTATTGGGATAGCAATATTTATCAATTTGTCCATGACCTATGGGCCGCGGGTAAAGTCTCGTTTATTTCTCAAGCACGTTTTCTCGATAGAAAAGCGCGGGATCTCTACAACCTCGACGATAAAACCGAGATCAAATACTTACCGAATCCTATCGAAATCGATCACAACTTCGATGTCGAAACCCATCCGAAGAAAAATCACATTATCTTCCTCGGCCGTATCGAGTCGGTTAAGCGTGGCTGGTTATTCTGTGAGATTGCCAAATTGATGCCAGAATATGAATTTTT comes from the Shewanella mangrovisoli genome and includes:
- a CDS encoding glycosyltransferase family 4 protein, which translates into the protein MSKLKVALLVDEYFGGTGTVYGGYGFLARHLIAKHLPNENIEVEVLIKKDCSKQRLIPRRYMIDGIKVYRLAAKFMDFLNIRFLKKKNYDLFLSIEMTTHSYRILKTIPNIDKKLLFWVQDPRPDYEWDEINTVKLFPEKSYWDSNIYQFVHDLWAAGKVSFISQARFLDRKARDLYNLDDKTEIKYLPNPIEIDHNFDVETHPKKNHIIFLGRIESVKRGWLFCEIAKLMPEYEFFMLGQSFRQSKKNQSIMNNYLDIPNLHFVGHVEGEKKAQLIKDAKILVNTSIHEALPISFLEALSYGTLLVSCRDPDELTSQFGVFTGTVLGDGFDKVPLFVDGIRHLMENEPLRQELALKAVNYIKATHSIEDFQKNMQEIIFKLVEETKAQS